The following coding sequences lie in one Arabidopsis thaliana chromosome 3, partial sequence genomic window:
- the PRP40C gene encoding pre-mRNA-processing protein 40C (pre-mRNA-processing protein 40C (PRP40C); CONTAINS InterPro DOMAIN/s: FF domain (InterPro:IPR002713), WW/Rsp5/WWP (InterPro:IPR001202); BEST Arabidopsis thaliana protein match is: pre-mRNA-processing protein 40A (TAIR:AT1G44910.2); Has 7513 Blast hits to 5748 proteins in 436 species: Archae - 33; Bacteria - 336; Metazoa - 3654; Fungi - 967; Plants - 481; Viruses - 7; Other Eukaryotes - 2035 (source: NCBI BLink).) yields the protein MEGENTTDPPYTTAASSGQSIFVRPPPIAPVLATTSNFSQSELKELHSMSIASTGFVSQSVPYSVTAQWGTNAAASSNVNPIPQASPMLANAPFGRPGTLAPPGLMTSPPAFPGSNPFSTTPRPGMSAGPAQMNPGIHPHMYPPYHSLPGTPQGMWLQPPSMGGIPRAPFLSHPTTFPGSYPFPVRGISPNLPYSGSHPLGASPMGSVGNVHALPGRQPDISPGRKTEELSGIDDRAGSQLVGNRLDAWTAHKSEAGVLYYYNSVTGQSTYEKPPGFGGEPDKVPVQPIPVSMESLPGTDWALVSTNDGKKYYYNNKTKVSSWQIPAEVKDFGKKLEERAMESVASVPSADLTEKGSDLTSLSAPAISNGGRDAASLKTTNFGSSALDLVKKKLHDSGMPVSSTITSEANSGKTTEVTPSGESGNSTGKVKDAPGAGALSDSSSDSEDEDSGPSKEECSKQFKEMLKERGIAPFSKWEKELPKIIFDPRFKAIPSHSVRRSLFEQYVKTRAEEERREKRAAHKAAIEGFRQLLDDASTDIDQHTDYRAFKKKWGNDLRFEAIERKEREGLLNERVLSLKRSAEQKAQEIRAAAASDFKTMLREREISINSHWSKVKDSLRNEPRYRSVAHEDREVFYYEYIAELKAAQRGDDHEMKARDEEDKLRERERELRKRKEREVQEVERVRQKIRRKEASSSYQALLVEKIRDPEASWTESKPILERDPQKRASNPDLEPADKEKLFRDHVKSLYERCVHDFKALLAEALSSEAATLQTEDGKTALNSWSTAKQVLKPDIRYSKMPRQDREVVWRRYVEDISRKQRHENYQEEKQRDYKT from the exons ATGGAAGGGGAGAATACAACGGATCCGCCGTACACAACGGCGGCATCTTCGGGACAGAGTATCTTCGTCCGTCCTCCTCCAATTGCTCCAGTCTTGGCTACTACTTCGAATTTCTCTCAGTCGGAGCTGAAGGAGCTACACTCTATGTCT ATTGCTAGTACAGGTTTTGTCTCTCAGTCAGTTCCATATTCTGTTACTGCACAATGGGGTACTAATGCAGCAGCCTCCTCAAATGTTAATCCCATACCTCAAGCTTCGCCCATGCTAGCAAATGCACCTTTTGGTCGACCAGGAACACTCGCCCCTCCTGGACTAATGACATCTCCGCCTGCTTTTCCTGGTTCCAACCCTTTTTCTACAACGCCAAGACCTGGGATGTCTGCAGGTCCTGCTCAAATGAATCCTGGTATTCATCCGCACATGTATCCTCCATATCATTCACTGCCTGGAACGCCTCAAGGAATGTGGTTGCAGCCTCCTTCTATGGGTGGTATTCCCAGGGCACCTTTTCTTTCACATCCTACTACCTTTCCTGGTTCATATCCATTTCCAGTTCGTGGAATCTCCCCTAACCTACCATATTCTGGTTCTCATCCGCTTGGTGCCAGTCCTATGGGAAGTGTTGGCAATGTTCATGCATTACCAGGTCGTCAGCCTGATATATCTCCCGGGCGAAAGACAGAAGAACTCTCAGGAATCG ATGACAGAGCTGGTTCTCAACTAGTAGGAAATCGGTTAGATGCCTGGACTGCACATAAATCAGAAGCAGGAGTTCTTTACTACTATAATTCCGTTACAGGGCAATCGACCTACGAAAAGCCTCCTGGTTTTGGAGGGGAG CCTGATAAAGTGCCAGTGCAGCCAATTCCTGTTTCAAT GGAGAGTTTACCTGGGACGGATTGGGCTCTTGTGTCCACAAACGACGGCAAAAAGTATTActataacaataaaacaaaggtCAGCAGCTGGCAGATTCCTGCAGAAGTAAAAGATTTCGGGAAGAAACTAGAGGAGAGGGCTATGGAGAGTGTAGCATCAGTGCCTAGTGCTGATTTAACTGAAAAGGGTTCTGATCTAACAAGTTTGAGCGCACCTGCTATTAGCAATGGTGGCCGGGATGCTGCATCTctaaaaactacaaattttGGTTCGTCCGCGCTGGATTTGGTTAAAAAGAAACTACATGATTCTGGAATGCCTGTCTCATCTACGATAACATCTGAAGCAAATAGTGGTAAAACAACTGAGGTCACACCCAGTGGAGAAAGTGGAAATAGTACGGGTAAGGTGAAAGATGCTCCTGGAGCTGGGGCCCTTTCcgattcttcttcagattcgGAAGATGAAGATAGTGGACCATCGAAGGAAGAGTGTTCTAAACAGTTTAAG GAAATGCTGAAAGAGAGAGGAATAGCACCGTTTTCTAAATGGGAGAAGGAATTGCCAAAAATTATCTTTGACCCTCGCTTTAAG GCAATACCAAGTCATTCTGTTAGAAGATCATTATTTGAGCAGTACGTAAAGACACGAGCTGAGGAAGAACGTAGGGAAAAGCGTGCTGCTCATAAGGCAGCTATTGAAGGTTTCAGGCAGTTGCTGGATGATGCGTCTACG GACATTGATCAACACACTGACTATCGTgcttttaaaaagaaatgggGGAATGATCTCCGGTTCGAAGCAATTGAGCGTAAGGAGCGGGAGGGTTTACTGAATGAAAG AGTCCTTTCTTTGAAACGAAGTGCTGAACAAAAGGCACAAGAAATTCGCGCTGCTGCTGCCTCTGATTTCAAGACAATGCTACGGGAAAGAGAAATATCAATAAATTCACATTGGTCCAAG GTGAAGGATAGTCTGAGAAATGAACCAAGATATAGATCCGTTGCGCACGAGGATAGGGAGGTTTTTTATTATGAGTACATTGCGGAACTAAAAGCTGCACAAAGGGGAGATGATCATGAGATGAAAGCCAGAGACGAAGAG GACAAACTGAGGGAACGGGAGCGTGAGTTGCGGAAAcgcaaagaaagagaagtgCAAGAGGTGGAAAGGGTACGACAAAAAATTAGAAGGAAAGAGGCAAGCTCCTCTTATCAAGCTTTGTTAGTGGAAAAAATCAGAGACCCTGAG GCATCATGGACGGAATCTAAGCCAATACTTGAGAGGGATCCTCAAAAACGTGCCTCTAATCCAGACTTAGAACCTGCTGATAAAGAGAAGCTATTCCGAGACCACGTAAAGTCATTATATGAG CGATGTGTTCATGACTTCAAAGCTCTTCTAGCTGAAGCGTTGTCATCTGAAGCAGCTACTCTACAAACAGAAGATGGAAAGACTGCGCTTAATTCTTGGTCAACGGCTAAACAAGTACTGAAACCCGATATCAGGTACAGCAAGATGCCGAGGCAAGATAGGGAAGTCGTATGGCGTCGATATGTTGAGGATATATCGAGGAAACAGAGACATGAAAACTATCAGGAGGAGAAACAACGAGATTACAAGACCTAA
- a CDS encoding Phototropic-responsive NPH3 family protein (Phototropic-responsive NPH3 family protein; FUNCTIONS IN: signal transducer activity; INVOLVED IN: response to light stimulus; LOCATED IN: endomembrane system; EXPRESSED IN: 19 plant structures; EXPRESSED DURING: 13 growth stages; CONTAINS InterPro DOMAIN/s: NPH3 (InterPro:IPR004249), BTB/POZ (InterPro:IPR013069), BTB/POZ fold (InterPro:IPR011333), BTB/POZ-like (InterPro:IPR000210); BEST Arabidopsis thaliana protein match is: Phototropic-responsive NPH3 family protein (TAIR:AT1G50280.1); Has 817 Blast hits to 802 proteins in 27 species: Archae - 0; Bacteria - 0; Metazoa - 5; Fungi - 0; Plants - 810; Viruses - 0; Other Eukaryotes - 2 (source: NCBI BLink).) codes for MSLCCDLQINLNNQFTFFVNQDLISEYSGFLRKMIKQSNKKKKNHKNSRIIIEVEDFPGGSDGFDLVLRFCYGGGISIDVSNVSILHCSSVFLEMTEKLCSSNLLLRTEKFLEGMFYWSWNDIVLCLKSCEQVFLHADSYGLVDKLVFGVLAKIPQNSDVSHVFSSSSPSSSASASASSQSPETAMIRSYSDKRSTSRSFSCRTSNEWWFDDMSILGPKIIEKLINTLGAHDKNNDSLVLTKFLLHYLKTKVPNKSTNKLEYSGLADTAVQGVVFAAKTAFSCRKMFWVLRVLSGFSISKESRIGLERVIGEMLDQATLDDLLIPAGGKGEKGVYDVDLVIRLLKVFVRIGNTEEGDQNLRMRRIGKLIDKYLREISPDQNLKVSKFLEVAESLPDSARDWFDGLYRAINIYLESHPKLSSEDRTKLCRCLNYKKLTLDTCKQLAKNPKIPPNIAVQALKSQQLSNETRPHSREDKNKVNKIWNSRKYLEEKPILVCLKGFDMSEKFEDDLMMNLERKQWNNSEKVSKEKKSEVMSRSVRHGHTHSSSSFPRLC; via the exons ATGTCTCTTTGCTGTGATCTTCAAATCAATCTCAATAACCAATTTACTTTCTTCGTCAATCAG GATTTGATCTCAGAGTACTCAGGCTTCTTGAGGAAGATgataaaacagagcaataagaagaaaaagaatcacaAGAACAGTAGAATCATCATCGAGGTTGAAGATTTTCCAGGTGGGTCAGATGGGTTCGACTTGGTTTTAAGATTCTGTTATGGTGGAGGAATCTCGATAGATGTCTCAAATGTGTCCATTTTGCATTGCTCTTCTGTCTTCCTTGAGATGACAGAGAAACTCTGTTCCTCGAATCTCTTGCTTCGAACAGAGAAGTTTCTAGAAGGAATGTTCTACTGGTCCTGGAACGACATCGTATTGTGTCTCAAGAGCTGCGAGCAAGTGTTCTTACACGCTGATTCTTACGGTCTTGTTGATAAGCTTGTTTTCGGGGTTTTAGCCAAAATCCCTCAGAATTCAGACGTGAGTCATGTCTTTTCATCATCCTCTCCGTCTTCCTCTGCCTCTGCCTCAGCCTCCTCTCAGTCGCCGGAGACGGCAATGATTAGGTCGTATTCAGACAAAAGGTCTACTTCGAGGTCTTTTTCTTGCAGGACAAGTAACGAGTGGTGGTTCGACGATATGTCAATTCTCGGGccaaaaatcattgaaaagcTGATAAATACACTTGGTGCGCATGATAAGAACAATGACAGCTTGGTCCTCACAAAATTTCTTCTCCATTACCTCAAGACAAAGGTCCCAAACAAGTCAACCAACAAGCTCGAGTATTCAGGTTTAGCTGATACAGCGGTTCAAGGAGTGGTTTTCGCAGCGAAAACCGCGTTTTCATGCAGAAAAATGTTCTGGGTTCTGCGAGTTTTATCGGGATTTAGCATAAGTAAAGAATCAAGAATTGGTTTAGAGAGGGTTATAGGAGAAATGCTGGATCAAGCAACACTTGATGATCTTCTGATACCAGCTGgaggaaaaggagaaaaagggGTTTACGATGTGGATTTGGTGATAAGATTACTCAAAGTGTTTGTAAGAATTGGAAACACAGAAGAAGGAGATCAGAAtttgagaatgagaagaattGGGAAGTTGATTGATAAGTATCTCAGAGAGATATCTCCAGACCAGAATCTTAAAGTGTCAAAGTTTCTTGAAGTTGCAGAGAGTTTGCCAGATTCAGCTAGAGATTGGTTTGATGGATTATACAGAGCCATTAACATCTATCTTGAG TCTCATCCGAAACTATCATCCGAGGATAGAACAAAACTATGTCGATGTCTAAACTACAAGAAATTGACATTGGACACATGCAAACAACTTGCAAAAAATCCCAAGATCCCTCCAAATATTGCAGTTCAAGCACTCAAGTCACAACAATTATCAAACGAGACTCGACCACACTCAAGAGAGGACAAGAACAAAGTAAACAAGATCTGGAATTCACGTAAGTACTTAGAAGAGAAACCAATACTGGTGTGTTTGAAAGGTTTTGATATGTCGGAGAAGTTTGAAGATGATCTAATGATGAATTTGGAGAGGAAGCAATGGAATAATTCTGAAAAAGTTagtaaggagaagaagagtgaagTAATGTCAAGATCTGTGAGACATGGACATACACATTCAAGTTCTAGTTTTCCAAGGCtttgttaa